caatcagtgtaagcccatattttgaaattattctaacaatTGAAATAATGCTAAGGCGACTTAAAAAAATCACTGGCCTGGTTTGTTGTATTGTCATTGCTCCCCTTGAATTGCCATTGTGAAGTATAATGAAGCAAAGTGAATGATGCAAGATACATGAGTGATTTTTCTGAGTTATCATAGCATTGCTCTATAGAAATAATGAATGACTGAACAATGGGCATTATTTGTTTTCGAAGAAAACCTATTATTGAATTGCTTGTGGAGATATTATTTTCATCACCACCTTATGCCGCGGCGTGCAGAGATGAATGCAAGACCTATACAACAGATTTAACAATAGCCATGTTGGCTTCTATGAACCTCGAAAGTTTCAATCTTGATCCAACCTATGTTATTTGAAAGTAGGTGCGTATAGAGGACAGTGTGGCCATAGCTCACCACAGCAGCTGCTGATCTGTTGGTTTGAAGTGGCAGGAGATCAAGAGATCAAATTGTGGACAATGACTCTTCAGATCATTTGTATATTTTATCTTGtaatttttattcattcaaCAATGAAAGAAATATTCTACTCCTTACTCCATGTAGATTGAAAATATAATGAATGTAATATTTGATGCTTCTGCTTGATTAAAACCATGTTTTGTACTCTCGATTATGATGCCATTTCCAGGAACATAGTGGCCAATATACAGAGATTCGCATGGTAAAGAAGGTCGATACAGACCCATAAGAAAAACAGAGCCTCTCAATTCTCAAAGGTTAATTCCACTCCACCAGAACCAAAAGCTGGGAGCAAACCATCATTTGGTACAGACCAAGAAGTAGGCTTGTTGATGTGGTAGGTGGTGATGTTTTCATGGTGGATGTCTCTTTCTGGCTTCCATATATTGAGCCTGGTGCAGTATCAGAGGGAACTTTGGTTTCTCTGGAGACCACTTCTCAAAGTAATTGTCCAGAGAAAGTCCTTTCATCACGTACGCcaagggaaaaaaaacaaaagaatgaaaggaggaagaagaagaagaagaagaaagaactttttctttttctaaagttACATGTTCCAATTATCTAATTCGCTCTTACATCACCTGCCTGATATCAAGTCAAATTCCTCTCCTTTGAAACAGCTGAAAGCTGCCGAAACACATGAAAATAGCCTCCTCCGACAACGAGATACACTTGCTTCACATGAGTCACGAACCGATGCCTTCAAGTATATAGTCTgaaacaaaggaaagaaaggacaaaaaaaaaaatcctctgtAAAGGTTTctactaaaaaaaaatcaaatatgatGGCTAAACACATTTCAAAAGAAACCCAAGCAGCAGAGAAGACATCGTAAGGAGTTTATGGATCACCAAACTGCTCATTTGGttcatttttctttcaacaatctGATGAGAACAATATTCTTTAGGGTAGGTGATGGTGGATCTCCATCAaaagaagcacaagaagaaCAGCTTATCATCTTGGTCGCATATATGATGATGATTTCGAGACACATGCCACTGCTGAAGGCCACTTGCCGCTGAATGTAACAGGGCGAAGAAAGCTTTTCTTGTGAAGGGTGTGGGATGGACATgatgagaaaagaaaagcacaaggcATCCTTCTGAGATGTAGGTCCTTCTCAACATCACCAAACCTGACAACAGCTTAGCGACAAGTCCTAATCACCTTTGAGATCTCCATATCAAAATAATTTTAGGCATCTCTTTGGAGGTCAAAAAGGTCGCGCGCCGTCTTATGGAATCACGTCACCACCCATTTACTATTGTAACACTCGTGGAAAGTTGCAGCTGGGAGTGGTTGGATCTGATTTGAACTGATACAAAGAAATGTAGGAGTGGTGTATGTTATTTAAGGTGGAAAACCTTCAAAGAGGACTTTGAATTACCAAGTGGTTGGTAGTGTAATAATTTGAAGAGGTTCGGTTACTTGGAATATGGATTTGAAGCTTATATTCCCATTCGTgctaagggttttatatttatgCCGGCATTTTAAAATAATCCCCTGCATTTGAAAACAGCTCAATGGTCATATTAAGTTTTACCTCCCATCAAATGAATTGTGACTTTGTCCTAATTATCACACGCCTCTGCTCAGCATTCAAAGATTCCAAGTTCGACTAAGTCTATAAGTTTTCTTATTGTAGCCgtgcttctttttttccctgAGCCCTACTTTGAACATATTATTGACATTTTAAGTATCTccatctcaaggtgaacttcgatggtagtGTGTCAGCAGGTAGAGACAAAGGAGGAATGGATTTTGTGATCTGAGATCACAACTCCAGATTGATTGATGCAGTAAGGCGGTGCACTTGTAACATGACAGTTATAGGAGCGAAGCTTAGGGTAGCATAGAAAAGTATCACCTATGCAAGAAGTGTTCTAGGAGCTGATAGCATCTTCCTAGAAGGTGATTCTGCTATagtgatcgattggattcgaGATGTAGAGCGATAGAGCCATTGTCACTCACTGTTTAAGGATATTCAAAGGTTAGTGAGAGACCGTAACTCGTTTCAAGCTGCTTATATGTATCGAGAGGCAAGCATGGCAGCAGACTAGGTCGCCTCCTTCGCTGCTTATCATTCTGGAAAGGTTCTTTAGACATGGTCTGATACCACCTTCCATCTTTATgtcgtttcattttttttgactcTACTGATTATACTCATGCTAGACTGATGTGAACAATCGTTATACCAAAAAAAAGTATCTGTTTCAGATACTAGTTATTAGCTAAccgtaaaatttaatatttattgaAGTACATGGCATGCTAATTTCGATAATACCTAGACACAAAATGCAACCATGGTATGATATCCATGGTTTGATCATAGATTGAAATTAAAACTAGCTCGATCATATACGACGGTAAAACAAAGGTTTTAAATACTATTATCTACAATGTGATTTTTCCATTTCACAAGTCTTGGTAGTAATTTAATCCTGATTTGTTTATCTTAGTGAATAAATTGGTTACTTAGAAGAGAATACCAAAGGAACCTGGTACCTTGGATTCTAATAAACTTCATTGAGCATGGAACAGAAGTGTGTGGCTAAGCACTTTTTGCACCCAGTGCTGCGCAAGTGGGACTTTATAAATGAACTCGCATAATTTATCCAACTTGCAGCACTCTTTCTTCACCTAATCTATCTCACTCTTTTCTATCATGGAGACACCCAAAATGCTGCATATGGTAAGTAAATATTTGTCCAAAATCTTTCCATACCACCTCCCCATAAGTGTTAAAATCACCCCttatcctaaaagcttaagcttacaggagaggtagatttatttatatattttatattttcttacactcatCCTCACATGTGGGCCAAACTTTGCTTTAATGGGtgagcccaacatgtgaaatttttattAATGAGGTTAAAGAATGCGGAGACATGATTTGAACTCAAAATACCATGTTGAAATTACCACTTATCCTATagaatgaggtagatttatttatatattttatatattcttCCAATAAGTATATTGCAGTTATTAAAATCTATGTATCAATAAATAATACAAATACTCGCTTTGCTACAACGAAATCCAGTGATAATTATCTCCTTATTGGTTTTATCTCGATCTCGTGATCCAAATAATGGAATAAGAAAGCCGCCATTGACTATCTAACAATCATAATCTAAGGAGACGTTATGAGCTGGTACAAGTTACAACTGGTTCTTAATTGgtttacaaataaaaaaaacaaatcttATCTATTGGCATTAAGATATTGTTTGATCTTAACAAATATTATGAGCTGCATGAGGGCTTGTCTTGGTAAAATAATAGCATTATGGGCAACTAATAATGGAACTATATTATTTTGTTTCCAACTAATAGTACTCCACAGTTCACTGCAGCAAAATGGCCATTGCAACACCATAAATCTGTACCAAAAAGCATCTCTCCCCCTTGCCTCTGTGATGGCCGCTTTTCAACTTAGACAGGCATCTCTCCTGAAAGTATCATCAAATGCTTTTGGCaccccccttcttctttctttttttttttttttttgtttatcatGCGGAaagcttttttcttttgcttcatAAGTCGTAGAAAGACTATCTGAGCAAGACAAATCTCCCTGAGAAGATTGTTTACCTTGAAACTCTGTATGCAAGCCGCATTTAGTATGTCAGCAAACAGTTTCCAAGACAAAATCCTGGTATTTAAATCTAATGAAAGGTCTTGAAGAGTAGTTTAATTGTGAGGTCCCACCTGTCGACAAACTATGCCACCCATGAGTGGATGCCAAGGGTGGACCTCTGCCCGGAAACAAAGGTAGCCTACTCTCTGAAGGCTTCTTTTCCAAGCAAACTTGAAGTGCTAAGAACATTCAAACATAATTAATTAGCAGAGCATCCATCCCATGGACCACCTCACTGATCAAATTTTTATCTTTCTGCCCAACAACCTGCCCCTAATGATAAGGCCAGTCCTGCAGACCAGAATGGCCTCTGAGACCCAGCAGAATAGTTGGTGTCTCTCGATGGACCTACTCCAAACAAAGGCCTCAGAGACTTTAATCAGATGGCAAATTTGGATAGACGCAGTCTACTGGAATCATGAACAAAATTTTTGGGCAGGAACATTGAATCTAATGCCGCAGATATTTGATGAAAACACCATGCATGGAAACAAAGACTTTAAATAAGGGGTGTGGGAAGGACATGTGATGAGATAAGATAAACAGAGAACAACAACCAAATGAGTACTCTTCAGACATGTAGTTCTTTCCTAGATCGGCGAAACCCGACAACATGTTTGCGACAAGGCTGAGTCACAATGAATAATCAGCAGGTCAATCATACATGCACCAGAATTTTCAAATCTGGATGCTTCTAAACACACCTAAAATCCAAGGCAACCCCCACTAGGGGTCAAAAATATCACAAAACATATTTAGGAGAACGAATCACTATTCGATCGTTCTCCTATAACATATTTAGGAGATTGAAGGAGATTGAGGGAGTGGTTGGAGCTGATTGGAACTGATACAAGGAGATGCAACAGGAGCATAAAGATATTCTATTCCCTTTCAGATCCAAGTTTTGAGATGGTTTGGATTTCATACAAAGATTGGAAAAAGAATATGGCTCAGAAAAGGCTAAAGGTATAGGTGAAGCAATATAAAAGTTCCTAAAACAAGTGAGAATCCACTTGGTGCTCCAAAAAGCTTACTGTTTCCCATGTGCAGAACCAAAGGTAATCACTATCAAGGATCACAGCACATGAGCTCCCCACCATCACTACTCTAATTTGATTTTGACTGCAACAGCACAAGTTGTTGAAAACAAGAGAGCGTGAACAAACAAAGCAGCTCTGAGAGACTCATATTCAAATCATATGTACATTTTACAGTCATGGGAGGGATGTGGGTCTGTAAGACCAGACCCCAAGCATCTGCTGTCAGTttcttctctctcaatcttccttctttcactCAGATCAGGCAGGTATTTGCCTGCCCGATCGGTAACTCTCCGACAACCTTATAAACTAGTAAATAAAACATACAAATTAAAAAAGGCGCCTGACCTTACACATCTGGGTCACAAAATTTTCCATCCATATGGTTCTGGACAGCTTTGATTGCAGCAACCCTAGCAGCAGTGGCTGCTCTATTTGCAGCAGCGACTGCCTTATTTACTTGGTCGTCTACCCGGGGAAGGAGATTAGCATTCTCTGCAGCCTTTCTTGCAGCCTAGTGGAAAGTAAATTTTTTAAGAGTTAGAATGCCGACTGAAGGTAGAGTCGAATGGATGCAGTCATGTAAATAAGAATACCTGAATAGCTCGTTGCACTGAAAGATCTGATGGGAGGAGTGGGGTCTTTAAAACACCACAGTCCCACTCCCCTGATCTCATCTCACCATTTCGGAATGTGTATGTTCCAAAACCTTGTCTCCGGCCTTCATGCCATGAACCTTCATAGCAGTGGCCATTAGCAAAGCGATAGACTCCAAAACCATGAATTTTGTCTCCGAAGTACTCACCGCTGTATCTATCACCATTCCTACATCAAACCAAGTTTGATCATTTTCCATCCCCACTAACACGGGATATACCTTTAAAGTTGAAAATCGAGATTAGCATCGAAAGTACAATAAGCGAGCACTAGAACTTTCTGCCAAACTCGGTATGAGAAAGTAAAAGATAGCTTTAAAAATCTCAGATGTAAAGCAGAGCAAGAAAAGGGATGTCATTAAGAAAGTATTAACTAATCTGTACACTTCAATAATTGGTGTTCAGTTCACACATATCATAAGTGAAACAAAAAAGGAACCAAAATTGTGGGAAAGCATAAGAAGCGATTTAAAATTCACAATTTCATTTAAAGAAAACAGTGAATATTGTGCACAAACTAAAGCAAGATGAAAAATGGAGTAAGAAAATCTTGTTGGAAACTCACAGGGTCATCAATGAAGGCCAAGTCTAtgagtttttcttcttcccccttttttttctgaGAAGATATAAGAATTAGCATCTCATcccaacacaaaaaaaaatttcgaaccATCTGATGATTCCATTAAACCTCCCAATCCATTCTAGCTTGCAAATGGTTCAAATAAAAAATCTCAAGCTCCATCAAGAAAATTTAAGATCCAAATCAGAATCAGAGAAGGGACTATTCCAACAGAACTAAGTCTCCAATAAGAAAATATAGCAATACCATACTAAACTCCCTCCGAAAAGCCACAAACCGAGAACAATTAGACCAAACAATGATTGACCCCATGAACAAAAGATGCGGGCATCCtctccaaaaagaaaaggagaaaatcaAAGCAGAACCCAGATCCCATCTGATCAGTGTTTCGATCCCAAACAAGCCAATCACTAATCATTAATCCAGCACAAAATTCTATTGTTCCATCCATGTGAATCAACACCTAGCGGGATCAGCAAAACCAGAACTCGATCATTCCAAGCACTAACATGTACACAACTAATCCATGAAACAAGGTGCAAGTTTTACGATCTCATAAAGTGATCCAATACATCAAAACCCACGAGAAAAGTTAAAAGACGCATCAAAATCTATAAATCAGTGTGCAATTGTTACCTGAAACTGTAGCAGCCAAGCCCATGCTTAACTCCACACTTGAATTGTCCCGCATAGCAGCTACCATCAGAGCAAGTCTGAACTCCACTCCCATGGCTCTGCCCACCGAGCCACTCCCCGGCATAGCCATCGCCATTATAGAACCGATACGTCCCGAAACCATGCCGCAGTCCCTGACGGTACTGTCCCCTGTATCGACTCCCCCTCGCCCAGCTCTCGACCCCATACCCGTCATACTTCCCATCAACCCAATCCCCCTCATACCCCCCCTTCCCGAAAAACCTATACACCCCGCTCCCATTACACTTCCCCTGGTGGAACTCCCCCTCAAACACATCCCCATTGCCGTAAAACTCCACTCGTTCCCTCACTATCCTCCcaatcctccccctccccttcctCAAAATCCTATCTTCATCGCCGATAAACCACTGGACCGAGCCACTCCGCCTAGCGGCGCGGCCAAAGCTGAAAACTTTCCACAAGAGGGCGATCACGGATGCGACGGCGACAGCGGCCGAGGCGAGGAAGAGGTTCTCGGAGGgaaaaaaatctttaattaagaagatgaggaggagaaggagaagcaacgggagagagaggaggaagggggtgaAGGAAGGGGAGGAGCGGGCGGCGTGGCGCGGTCGGGTGGGCTTCTCGTCGTCCGGGGCCTCTTCCGCCAAGGTTGAGAGGCTGTGGGGATAGGAGCGGAGGGTGGGGGAGCGGAGGAGAGAGGCAGTCCGAGCTAGCTTGGACCTCGGGCTCTTTTGGCCTTCCATggcttctcctctcttctctcccacCACCCTTAGCTTCTCCT
This is a stretch of genomic DNA from Phoenix dactylifera cultivar Barhee BC4 chromosome 9, palm_55x_up_171113_PBpolish2nd_filt_p, whole genome shotgun sequence. It encodes these proteins:
- the LOC103701822 gene encoding junctophilin-3-like; its protein translation is MEGQKSPRSKLARTASLLRSPTLRSYPHSLSTLAEEAPDDEKPTRPRHAARSSPSFTPFLLSLPLLLLLLLIFLIKDFFPSENLFLASAAVAVASVIALLWKVFSFGRAARRSGSVQWFIGDEDRILRKGRGRIGRIVRERVEFYGNGDVFEGEFHQGKCNGSGVYRFFGKGGYEGDWVDGKYDGYGVESWARGSRYRGQYRQGLRHGFGTYRFYNGDGYAGEWLGGQSHGSGVQTCSDGSCYAGQFKCGVKHGLGCYSFRNGDRYSGEYFGDKIHGFGVYRFANGHCYEGSWHEGRRQGFGTYTFRNGEMRSGEWDCGVLKTPLLPSDLSVQRAIQAARKAAENANLLPRVDDQVNKAVAAANRAATAARVAAIKAVQNHMDGKFCDPDV